A window from Pseudomonas sp. MRSN 12121 encodes these proteins:
- a CDS encoding aminoglycoside phosphotransferase family protein, with the protein MFEPYLKRWDLRVDGAPIVTPGSHLLPVRLENDAPAMLKIALDDEEKHGNRLMAWWDGEGAARVYAQQGDALLMERAMGQRSLMQMALAGEDDEVSRIVCASLARLHAPRLAPLPALLGLPQWFAALRPAARREGGVFRRSLATADELLASPREQVVLHGDIHHDNVLDFEQRGWLVIDPKRVMGERGFDYANLICNPELPTSGDPRRFTRQVDVIAHAAGLERKRLLQWVLAYTGLSAAWFLEDGDVSSAEHELQVAELAIHALEGAGQGVA; encoded by the coding sequence ATGTTCGAGCCTTACCTGAAACGCTGGGACCTGCGGGTCGATGGCGCGCCTATCGTCACCCCCGGCAGCCACTTGCTGCCCGTGCGCCTGGAGAACGACGCTCCGGCCATGCTCAAGATCGCCCTCGACGACGAGGAAAAACACGGCAACCGCCTGATGGCCTGGTGGGACGGGGAGGGCGCGGCGCGGGTCTATGCCCAGCAGGGCGATGCCCTGTTGATGGAGCGCGCCATGGGCCAGCGCTCGCTGATGCAGATGGCGCTGGCCGGTGAAGACGACGAGGTCAGCCGGATCGTCTGCGCCAGCCTGGCGCGCCTGCATGCGCCACGCCTGGCGCCCTTGCCGGCGTTGCTGGGCTTGCCGCAATGGTTCGCGGCCCTGCGCCCGGCCGCCCGACGCGAGGGCGGGGTGTTCCGGCGCAGCCTGGCCACTGCCGATGAACTGCTGGCGAGCCCCAGGGAACAGGTGGTGCTGCACGGCGATATCCACCATGACAATGTGCTGGATTTCGAGCAGCGCGGCTGGCTGGTGATCGACCCCAAGCGGGTCATGGGCGAGCGCGGTTTCGACTACGCCAACCTGATCTGCAACCCGGAGCTGCCGACCAGCGGCGACCCGCGGCGCTTCACCCGCCAGGTCGACGTCATCGCCCATGCCGCGGGGCTGGAGCGCAAGCGCCTGCTGCAATGGGTGTTGGCCTATACCGGGTTGTCCGCCGCGTGGTTCCTGGAGGACGGCGACGTCAGCAGCGCGGAGCACGAACTGCAAGTGGCGGAGTTGGCCATTCATGCCCTGGAAGGCGCGGGCCAGGGCGTCGCGTGA
- the peaD gene encoding quinohemoprotein amine dehydrogenase subunit beta: MLRNNACGLAASVILGGCSLGALADDTAGKALDPGHEYMVTTNYPNNLHVIDLASDTLYKTCTMPDAFGPGTVQLAPDRKIAYVLNNHYADVYGVELDSCKQVFHASITQQPGEKARSMFAFTVSHDGKELYAVANPTQMLNDRYEVRQPRLDVYATDAGLQARPVRSFPAPRQLTIMQSGDDGSLYVAGPDVYKVDVKTGKFEVLIPSRHWKRPNYSAPDVLYVWNQQTWRHDFSLLYTTAKFKDHKQDPATADYLYGLFSIDLKTGKSETTDFGPLTEIYFSGMRSPKDPNLMFGVLNRLAKYDIKQKKLLQAATLEHSYYCISFNRAGSKIYLAGTFNDVAVFDADSLKQIGSIKLPGGDMAITTAQVFVR; the protein is encoded by the coding sequence ATGCTTCGCAACAATGCCTGCGGCCTGGCCGCTTCCGTGATTCTGGGGGGCTGTTCCCTCGGCGCCCTGGCCGACGATACGGCCGGCAAGGCCCTCGACCCCGGCCATGAATACATGGTCACCACCAATTACCCGAACAACCTGCACGTGATCGACCTGGCCAGCGACACGCTGTACAAGACCTGCACCATGCCCGACGCCTTCGGCCCGGGCACCGTGCAACTGGCACCGGACCGCAAGATCGCCTATGTGCTGAACAACCATTACGCCGATGTCTATGGCGTCGAGCTCGACAGCTGCAAGCAGGTGTTCCACGCCAGCATCACCCAGCAGCCGGGGGAGAAGGCGCGCTCGATGTTCGCCTTCACCGTCAGCCACGACGGCAAGGAGCTGTACGCGGTGGCCAACCCGACACAGATGCTCAACGACCGCTATGAGGTCCGGCAGCCGCGGCTGGATGTCTACGCCACCGATGCCGGGTTGCAGGCCAGGCCGGTGCGCAGCTTCCCGGCGCCGCGGCAACTGACCATCATGCAGAGCGGCGACGACGGCTCGTTGTATGTGGCCGGGCCGGATGTGTACAAGGTCGACGTCAAGACCGGCAAGTTCGAGGTGCTGATCCCCAGCCGCCACTGGAAGCGCCCCAACTACAGTGCGCCGGACGTGCTCTATGTGTGGAACCAGCAGACCTGGCGCCATGATTTCTCGTTGCTCTACACCACGGCGAAATTCAAGGACCACAAGCAGGATCCGGCCACCGCCGACTACCTGTACGGCCTGTTCAGCATCGACCTGAAGACCGGCAAGAGCGAAACCACCGACTTCGGCCCGCTGACGGAAATCTACTTCAGCGGCATGCGCTCGCCCAAGGACCCGAACCTGATGTTCGGCGTGCTCAACCGCCTGGCCAAGTACGACATCAAGCAGAAGAAACTGCTCCAGGCCGCCACCCTGGAGCACTCCTACTACTGCATTTCCTTCAACCGGGCCGGCAGCAAGATCTACCTGGCGGGGACCTTCAACGACGTGGCGGTGTTCGATGCCGACAGCCTGAAACAGATCGGCTCCATCAAGCTGCCGGGCGGCGACATGGCGATCACCACGGCCCAGGTGTTCGTGCGCTAG
- the peaB gene encoding quinohemoprotein amine dehydrogenase maturation protein: MGAILNLVERNLHEVQVDADRMLFHIPSSSLFASDELTGTIIDTLRGPGCTPEDLVRRLGARFDGEDIHQTLRELIALELVSDGSPLTPEIALKRVERTAINTVVLNVNTGCNLSCTYCYKEDLDKPSAGKKMEVETAIAAVEMLLRESPDEERFTVVFFGGEPLSNRPLIERMVDYCEQRFAAAGKRVEFVMTTNATLLTEEVVDYLNAHRFGLSVSIDGPKTMHDRNRITVGGQGTYDVVRRKAQMLLARYDSRPVGARVTLTTGVTDVETIWDHLFNELGFAEVGFAPVTSGDISSFNLSGDELVEVFASMKRLGRRYLEAALEQRNIGFSNLHQLITDIHEGHKKALPCGAGLKMLAVDHKGELNLCHRFTGSSLPTFGNVRDGGVKQVELNDFLSQRLDRTGTGCASCRIRNLCSGGCYHESYARYGDPAHPTYHYCELMRDWVDFGIEVYSRIMAHNPAFISRYITPRKAH, translated from the coding sequence ATGGGCGCTATCTTGAACCTGGTCGAACGCAACCTGCACGAAGTGCAGGTCGATGCCGACCGCATGCTGTTCCACATCCCCAGCAGTTCGCTGTTCGCCAGCGACGAGCTGACCGGCACCATCATCGACACCTTGCGCGGCCCCGGCTGCACCCCGGAAGACCTGGTGCGGCGCCTCGGCGCACGTTTCGACGGCGAGGACATCCACCAGACCCTGCGCGAGCTGATCGCCCTGGAACTGGTCAGCGACGGTTCGCCGCTGACCCCCGAGATCGCGCTGAAGCGGGTCGAGCGTACGGCGATCAACACCGTGGTGCTCAACGTCAACACCGGCTGCAACCTGAGTTGCACCTACTGCTACAAGGAGGACCTGGACAAGCCTTCGGCCGGCAAGAAGATGGAGGTCGAGACGGCCATCGCCGCGGTGGAGATGCTGCTTCGCGAATCCCCCGACGAAGAGCGCTTCACCGTGGTGTTCTTCGGTGGCGAACCGCTGAGCAACCGGCCGCTGATCGAACGCATGGTCGACTATTGCGAGCAGCGTTTCGCCGCGGCGGGCAAGCGGGTCGAATTCGTCATGACCACCAACGCCACGCTGCTCACCGAGGAAGTGGTGGACTACCTCAATGCCCATCGCTTCGGGCTGTCGGTGAGCATCGACGGGCCGAAGACGATGCACGACCGCAACCGCATCACCGTGGGCGGGCAGGGCACCTATGACGTGGTGCGGCGCAAGGCGCAGATGCTGCTGGCGCGCTACGACAGCCGTCCGGTCGGCGCGCGGGTGACCCTGACCACCGGCGTCACCGACGTGGAGACCATCTGGGACCACCTGTTCAACGAGTTGGGTTTCGCCGAGGTCGGTTTCGCCCCGGTGACCTCGGGGGATATCAGCAGTTTCAACCTCAGCGGCGACGAGCTGGTCGAAGTCTTCGCCAGCATGAAGCGCCTGGGCCGGCGTTACCTGGAAGCGGCCCTGGAGCAGCGCAATATCGGCTTCTCCAACCTGCACCAGCTGATCACCGATATCCACGAAGGCCACAAGAAGGCCCTGCCCTGCGGCGCCGGATTGAAGATGCTGGCGGTGGACCACAAGGGCGAGCTGAACCTGTGCCATCGCTTTACCGGCTCGTCGCTGCCGACCTTCGGCAACGTGCGCGACGGCGGGGTCAAGCAGGTGGAGCTCAACGACTTCCTGTCCCAGCGCCTGGACCGCACCGGCACCGGCTGCGCCAGTTGCCGCATCCGCAACCTGTGTTCCGGTGGCTGCTACCACGAGAGCTACGCGCGCTACGGCGACCCGGCGCACCCGACGTACCACTACTGCGAACTGATGCGCGACTGGGTGGATTTCGGCATCGAGGTCTACAGCCGGATCATGGCCCACAACCCTGCGTTCATCAGCCGCTACATCACTCCGCGCAAGGCTCACTGA
- the qhpC gene encoding quinohemoprotein amine dehydrogenase subunit gamma: MKHLKPINEKAQKLQQAADENRIEEVVAMSSVAGCASTTDPGWEIDAFGGVSSLCQPMEADLYGCSDPCWWPAQVPDMMSTYPDWNKDAQASNENWRNLGTVFPKDK, translated from the coding sequence ATGAAGCATCTCAAGCCGATCAACGAAAAAGCCCAGAAACTGCAACAGGCCGCCGACGAGAACCGGATCGAAGAAGTGGTCGCCATGAGTTCCGTGGCCGGCTGCGCCTCGACCACCGACCCGGGTTGGGAAATCGATGCCTTCGGTGGCGTGTCGTCGCTGTGCCAGCCGATGGAGGCCGACCTCTACGGTTGCTCCGACCCTTGCTGGTGGCCGGCCCAGGTGCCGGACATGATGAGCACCTACCCCGACTGGAACAAGGATGCCCAGGCCTCCAACGAGAACTGGCGCAACCTCGGCACCGTGTTCCCCAAAGATAAATAA
- a CDS encoding helix-turn-helix transcriptional regulator: MAPDSHANAPLAVAASPDSPAMIFAALGDETRLRLVAILCGGGALSISQLTLGTAISRQAVTKHLRVLAQAGLVRDAKLGRERLWAFEPARLVEARRSLEVISQQWDHALGQLQAFVES; this comes from the coding sequence TTGGCCCCTGACAGCCATGCCAACGCCCCGTTAGCGGTGGCGGCCTCGCCGGACAGCCCGGCGATGATCTTCGCGGCACTGGGCGACGAGACCCGTCTACGGCTCGTCGCCATTTTGTGTGGCGGCGGCGCGCTGTCGATCAGCCAGCTGACCCTGGGCACCGCCATCAGCCGCCAGGCGGTGACCAAACACTTGCGGGTGCTGGCGCAGGCCGGCCTGGTACGCGACGCCAAGCTGGGGCGCGAGCGCCTGTGGGCCTTCGAGCCGGCGCGGCTGGTGGAGGCCCGGCGTTCGCTGGAGGTCATCAGCCAGCAGTGGGATCATGCGCTGGGCCAGTTGCAGGCCTTTGTCGAGTCATAA
- a CDS encoding SRPBCC family protein, producing the protein MNSSDRIERKILLKAPRSRVWAALSDAEAFGSWFGVALAGQRFVVGQRTRGQITYPGYEHLVWDVQVERLEPERLFAFSWHPYAVEPGVDYSSEPSTLVQFELEDLDGGTLLRVVESGFDGIPPERRLKAFRMNSRGWDEQMSNIENYLGP; encoded by the coding sequence ATGAACTCATCAGATCGTATCGAAAGAAAGATCCTGCTCAAGGCCCCGCGTTCCCGGGTCTGGGCTGCGTTGAGCGATGCCGAGGCCTTCGGCAGCTGGTTTGGCGTGGCGCTGGCGGGCCAGCGTTTTGTCGTCGGGCAACGCACCCGCGGGCAGATTACCTACCCGGGCTACGAACACCTGGTCTGGGACGTCCAGGTCGAGCGGCTGGAGCCCGAGCGCCTGTTCGCGTTCAGCTGGCACCCTTACGCGGTGGAGCCGGGCGTCGATTATTCAAGCGAGCCCAGCACCCTGGTGCAATTCGAACTCGAAGACCTGGACGGCGGCACCTTGCTGCGGGTGGTCGAATCGGGCTTCGACGGCATTCCACCGGAGCGGCGGCTCAAGGCGTTTCGCATGAACAGCCGCGGCTGGGATGAACAGATGAGCAATATCGAGAACTACCTTGGCCCCTGA
- a CDS encoding lysozyme inhibitor LprI family protein: MNPRLLLALAPFVLIAPAQADDCANATTQTTMNQCAAKQHEAADKELNRLYQRITQRLKDNPQGQRLLVDAQRAWLAFRDTECKFAASGVAGGSVYPLIYSNCTTDLTKARVEAFKTYLKCPEGDLSCPVPGN; this comes from the coding sequence ATGAACCCACGCTTGCTGCTGGCCCTGGCGCCCTTTGTTCTCATCGCCCCGGCCCAGGCCGACGACTGCGCCAATGCCACCACCCAGACCACCATGAACCAGTGCGCCGCCAAACAGCACGAGGCGGCGGACAAGGAGTTGAACCGGCTCTACCAGCGCATCACCCAACGCCTGAAGGACAACCCGCAGGGCCAGCGGCTGCTGGTCGACGCCCAGCGCGCCTGGCTGGCCTTCCGGGACACGGAGTGCAAGTTCGCCGCGTCCGGGGTCGCCGGTGGCAGTGTCTATCCGCTGATCTACAGCAACTGCACCACCGACCTGACCAAGGCGCGGGTCGAGGCGTTCAAGACCTATCTCAAGTGCCCGGAAGGCGACCTGAGTTGCCCGGTGCCGGGGAATTGA
- the darA gene encoding 2-hexyl, 5-propylresorcinol biosynthesis aromatase DarA, with protein MKHVLVVRYSQSGQLSEVVESLVAPPRSAQEIQVHEVVLKPRVAYPFPWPVGKFFDVFPETVQLRPPAIEPVHTDHPGPFDLVILAYQVWYLSPSPLITAFLQSEEGKRLLAGRPVVTVIACRNMWLMAQEVVKRLLDEAGATLRDNVVLTDRANTFATLITTPRWMFTGSRASFMGLPPAGVSAEDVQGAARFGRALNAALYANKEKAEGPMLAGLGAAPVNPGLILSERAAYRGFRFWSGLICRFGKHGQWLRRLLLCLFIVYLLLVILTVLPISLVLRRLLQPFIRARLDALQRYYEQPSGAQLTIENEE; from the coding sequence ATGAAACATGTTCTGGTGGTTCGTTATTCGCAAAGCGGTCAGTTGAGCGAGGTGGTCGAGAGCCTGGTCGCGCCCCCGCGTTCGGCGCAGGAAATCCAGGTCCATGAAGTGGTGCTCAAGCCCCGCGTCGCCTATCCGTTCCCGTGGCCGGTGGGCAAGTTCTTCGACGTGTTTCCCGAGACCGTGCAGTTGCGTCCGCCGGCCATCGAGCCGGTGCACACCGACCATCCGGGGCCCTTCGACCTGGTGATCCTGGCGTATCAGGTCTGGTACCTGTCGCCATCGCCGCTGATCACCGCGTTTCTCCAGAGCGAGGAGGGCAAGCGCTTGCTGGCCGGGCGCCCGGTGGTCACGGTGATCGCCTGCCGCAACATGTGGCTGATGGCCCAGGAGGTGGTCAAGCGCCTGCTGGACGAGGCCGGCGCGACGCTGCGCGACAACGTGGTGCTGACCGACCGCGCCAACACCTTCGCCACCCTGATCACCACGCCGCGCTGGATGTTCACCGGCAGCCGCGCATCTTTCATGGGCCTGCCCCCGGCCGGGGTCAGCGCCGAGGATGTGCAGGGCGCCGCACGGTTCGGGCGGGCATTGAATGCCGCCCTGTATGCCAACAAAGAGAAAGCCGAAGGGCCGATGCTGGCTGGGCTGGGGGCGGCGCCCGTCAACCCCGGATTGATACTCAGCGAGCGTGCGGCTTATCGAGGCTTCAGGTTCTGGTCGGGACTTATCTGCCGTTTCGGCAAACATGGACAATGGTTGCGGCGACTCTTGCTGTGCTTGTTCATCGTTTATCTATTACTGGTCATCTTGACGGTTCTGCCTATTTCCCTGGTGTTACGCCGTTTGCTTCAACCGTTTATCCGTGCGCGCCTGGACGCCTTGCAGCGTTATTACGAACAACCGTCCGGTGCGCAACTAACCATTGAAAACGAGGAGTAG